One Aster yellows witches'-broom phytoplasma AYWB DNA segment encodes these proteins:
- a CDS encoding ABC transporter permease subunit encodes MKKCYTLFINNIPSYWNAFVTTISLAFLGTLGAFLLSLWLLYLKGIRKKERISFYERYLYKTIDILLYFYIFFVKSVPMMLQAMLLYWGTKIAGFCSWLTPFQAALFILIFNSCAMLAEFMIKNMSFFDPGQIEASLALGMNRKQTFKCVICPQLVNQSLLRIINEFILNIKDICVFYVITVVDIFTLSQKLAKKSYDYVTPYINASLIYIILIFISYYLLKKLETKLGNKNA; translated from the coding sequence ATGAAAAAATGCTATACTTTATTTATAAATAATATACCCTCATATTGGAATGCATTTGTCACTACTATAAGCCTTGCTTTTTTAGGAACATTAGGGGCTTTTTTGTTATCTTTATGGCTACTTTATCTCAAAGGAATAAGAAAAAAGGAACGGATAAGTTTTTATGAGAGATATCTTTACAAAACGATAGATATTTTATTATATTTTTATATATTTTTTGTTAAAAGTGTCCCTATGATGTTACAAGCAATGCTTTTGTATTGGGGAACAAAAATAGCAGGGTTTTGTTCTTGGTTAACTCCTTTTCAAGCCGCACTATTTATCCTTATTTTTAATTCTTGTGCTATGTTAGCAGAATTTATGATTAAAAATATGTCCTTTTTTGACCCTGGTCAAATTGAGGCATCCCTAGCTTTGGGAATGAATCGTAAACAAACTTTTAAATGCGTTATATGTCCTCAATTAGTTAATCAATCTTTACTACGTATTATCAATGAATTTATTCTAAATATAAAAGATATTTGTGTTTTTTATGTAATTACAGTTGTAGATATTTTTACTTTGAGTCAAAAATTAGCCAAAAAAAGTTATGACTATGTAACTCCTTATATCAACGCATCTTTAATATATATAATTTTAATTTTCATCTCTTATTATCTTTTAAAAAAACTAGAAACCAAATTAGGTAATAAAAATGCATAA
- a CDS encoding amino acid ABC transporter ATP-binding protein: MHNIIEITNLQKQYGTKTVLKEVNLKIKQNEIITLIGPSGAGKSTLLRCLNLLEEPDFGNILFEGTNILNPKYNVHNLRKKIGMVFQNFNLFAHKNVLNNCTLALTEVFKKSKEEAQTIAREKLQKVGLLDVASQSIQTLSGGQKQRVAIARALCMNPEIILFDEPTASLDPQLTKEVLDIMTNLTHEKITIILVTHEIAFAQKISDRIVFMTDGIILEAGNPQQILNNPQSDKLKKFLKDASFNKYK; the protein is encoded by the coding sequence ATGCATAATATCATCGAAATTACAAATCTCCAAAAACAATATGGCACTAAAACTGTTTTAAAAGAAGTTAATTTAAAAATAAAACAAAACGAAATTATTACTTTAATAGGGCCTTCAGGAGCTGGTAAATCTACTCTTTTAAGATGCCTTAATTTATTGGAAGAACCTGATTTTGGCAATATTTTATTTGAAGGAACAAATATTTTAAATCCAAAATATAATGTGCATAATTTAAGAAAAAAAATTGGCATGGTTTTCCAAAATTTCAATTTATTTGCCCACAAAAATGTCTTGAATAATTGTACTTTGGCACTCACAGAAGTATTTAAAAAAAGCAAAGAAGAAGCACAAACAATAGCACGCGAAAAACTACAAAAAGTAGGACTTTTAGATGTAGCATCTCAAAGCATTCAAACACTTTCAGGGGGGCAAAAACAAAGAGTTGCAATTGCAAGAGCCTTATGTATGAATCCAGAAATAATTTTATTTGATGAACCTACCGCTTCTTTGGACCCACAATTAACTAAAGAAGTCCTTGATATTATGACTAACTTAACTCACGAAAAAATAACTATTATTTTAGTAACTCATGAAATTGCATTTGCTCAAAAAATTTCTGATAGAATTGTTTTTATGACAGATGGTATAATTTTGGAAGCAGGAAACCCACAACAAATCCTTAACAACCCTCAAAGCGATAAATTAAAAAAATTCCTCAAAGATGCTTCTTTTAATAAATATAAATGA
- a CDS encoding SVM family protein (Sequence-variable mosaic (SVM) proteins are highly divergent, but recognized by the shared signal peptide region that defines them.) yields the protein MFKFQNQFKRITICLFIFLGLFLINCYPVMAINNLNDENSINNEINKLYLEQKELSKKLKKIHIYHLSGDIKLKKIR from the coding sequence ATGTTTAAATTTCAAAATCAATTTAAAAGAATAACTATTTGTTTATTTATTTTCTTAGGGTTATTTTTAATTAATTGTTATCCAGTTATGGCGATAAATAATTTAAATGATGAAAATTCAATAAATAATGAAATTAATAAACTTTATTTAGAACAAAAAGAATTATCTAAAAAACTTAAAAAAATTCATATTTATCATTTAAGTGGTGATATAAAATTAAAAAAAATTAGATAA
- a CDS encoding ATP-binding protein has protein sequence MKTLTKIYLSFLSIFVLILIVLFIIGLTKSPFTTNNNQNTPPNTHTHHHEEAKQNNKELNPKEKEALSEIQTRLQELELFNQKNIEKSKKIKEEDNILSQQINSNLAKINTLNQEINTLKNQLEEKTNQLNNKQTNLTNDEKTKLENDINAINQEITKTTQKRDKINDETKSQTKKRVENTQSQLTNQNKIQTTKLEIDKTTNFKDIYQKINTLQQSINYNNANKEQIKELITQHQDDPQEIQNLKSYDLFLDGQLIQFEKQIKQLKNEIEIIQNPNTPKLEKKKVTFKDVYGMEREKEELEDLIYYLKDDNNDLVNYDKIKPKGYLLYGPPGTGKSFLMKALCNETEAHFIEFEPSKLDKTYVGEGNEEWEKIWKEAESHGKAIIFIDEISGLANREDKNTNKTSQNIINNILTKLDGFNSNNKKIVLMGATNYLNQIDKALRSRFSKEIKIDLIKDHEIEDFLKFLITPYQISYHTYIHLNDIANKCKGKNYSNRDLTTIINEAYNKTNKYKSQNKIHEVMLPSDLDEAIDVKQNKNKNMNDIKKRRKECEEQYTAWKQGIIKYLKPPKDQTMIKRTYTFYGLYGLGRGHHREHEPADLALFVKNPFDKWYDEGMRVDEFDGFYTKEKQNDSQFGGGNGVRIDPSNHYIKLKYEGPKHLIEEDKDFFMDEVNCTSNERSPEGVLKSKTYYLHFNPKQGYITLYTQKHNTKENK, from the coding sequence ATGAAAACATTAACAAAAATATATCTTAGTTTTTTATCAATATTTGTTTTAATCCTTATTGTTTTATTTATTATCGGATTAACCAAATCACCATTCACAACCAACAATAACCAAAATACACCACCAAACACTCACACACACCACCACGAAGAGGCAAAACAAAATAACAAAGAACTAAACCCCAAAGAAAAAGAAGCACTTAGTGAAATCCAAACTCGTTTACAAGAATTAGAATTATTCAACCAAAAAAATATAGAAAAATCAAAAAAAATAAAAGAAGAAGACAACATTTTATCTCAACAAATTAATTCTAATTTAGCAAAAATCAACACTTTAAATCAAGAAATAAATACCCTGAAAAACCAATTAGAAGAAAAAACCAACCAATTAAATAACAAACAAACAAACTTAACTAATGATGAAAAAACAAAATTAGAAAATGATATAAACGCAATAAATCAAGAAATAACCAAAACAACCCAAAAACGAGATAAAATCAATGACGAAACCAAATCCCAAACTAAAAAACGAGTAGAAAACACACAATCACAATTAACTAATCAAAACAAAATCCAAACAACTAAATTAGAAATAGATAAAACCACCAACTTCAAAGATATTTATCAAAAAATAAACACCTTGCAACAATCAATTAATTACAATAACGCAAACAAAGAACAAATAAAAGAACTAATCACCCAACACCAAGATGACCCCCAAGAAATCCAAAACCTAAAAAGTTATGATTTATTCTTAGACGGACAATTAATCCAATTCGAAAAACAAATTAAACAACTAAAAAACGAAATTGAAATCATCCAAAACCCAAACACCCCAAAACTTGAAAAAAAGAAAGTCACATTCAAAGATGTATACGGAATGGAAAGGGAAAAAGAAGAATTAGAAGATTTAATTTATTATTTAAAAGATGATAACAACGATTTAGTTAACTATGACAAAATCAAACCCAAAGGGTACCTACTATACGGCCCTCCTGGAACAGGTAAAAGTTTTTTAATGAAAGCTTTATGTAATGAAACCGAAGCACATTTTATTGAATTTGAACCTTCTAAACTAGATAAGACTTACGTTGGTGAAGGCAATGAAGAATGGGAAAAAATTTGGAAAGAAGCAGAATCACATGGTAAAGCAATTATCTTTATCGATGAAATCAGTGGACTTGCTAATAGAGAAGACAAAAACACTAACAAAACAAGTCAAAATATAATTAATAATATATTAACTAAACTAGATGGATTTAACAGTAATAACAAAAAAATTGTCTTAATGGGGGCAACTAACTACCTTAATCAAATCGACAAAGCCCTAAGAAGTAGATTTAGCAAAGAAATCAAAATCGACTTAATCAAAGACCACGAAATTGAAGACTTCTTAAAATTCCTAATCACACCTTATCAAATTAGTTATCACACATATATACATTTAAATGATATCGCCAACAAATGTAAGGGTAAAAACTATTCAAATCGTGATTTAACAACTATCATCAACGAAGCATACAACAAAACTAATAAATATAAATCACAAAATAAAATTCATGAAGTAATGTTGCCTTCCGACCTAGATGAGGCAATAGACGTCAAACAAAATAAAAACAAAAACATGAACGATATCAAAAAACGCAGAAAAGAATGCGAAGAACAATATACAGCATGGAAACAAGGAATAATCAAATACCTAAAACCCCCAAAAGACCAAACAATGATTAAAAGAACTTACACCTTCTACGGCCTCTACGGCCTAGGACGCGGTCACCACCGCGAACACGAACCCGCCGACCTCGCCCTATTTGTAAAAAACCCATTTGACAAATGGTACGATGAGGGTATGCGAGTAGATGAGTTTGATGGTTTCTACACAAAAGAAAAACAAAATGATTCACAATTTGGTGGGGGCAATGGTGTTCGTATAGATCCATCAAATCATTACATAAAACTCAAATACGAAGGCCCCAAACACCTAATCGAAGAAGATAAAGACTTTTTCATGGATGAAGTAAACTGCACCTCAAACGAAAGAAGTCCTGAAGGCGTTTTGAAAAGCAAAACCTACTACCTACACTTCAACCCCAAACAAGGCTACATCACCCTATATACCCAAAAACACAACACAAAAGAAAATAAATAA
- the tmk gene encoding dTMP kinase, with translation MKLIIFEGLDGSGKTGLIKSVKHGLKKQGKEVIVIRGLGSSTIGESIRETFLTHNKLHNLTRYFLSFANMIQTQEELIKPHLETNKIILVDRWLGSNFAYRVYPNRIDKKYYFFNNLTKLFIKPNLTVYLKIDPQTGLNRKANQTNHTLDVIETSPLSYFYQVEKGFQEFLNKKLGPQIILNAMEPKTWKSNTKQIIKKIGEISNGNNN, from the coding sequence ATGAAATTAATTATATTCGAAGGATTAGACGGTAGCGGAAAAACAGGTTTAATAAAAAGCGTTAAGCACGGATTAAAAAAACAAGGAAAAGAAGTAATCGTTATTCGCGGATTAGGAAGTTCTACAATTGGGGAATCCATACGCGAAACATTTTTAACGCATAACAAATTACACAATTTAACTAGATATTTTTTAAGTTTCGCCAATATGATTCAAACCCAAGAAGAACTCATCAAACCCCACTTAGAAACAAACAAAATCATTTTAGTTGACCGTTGGTTAGGCTCTAATTTCGCCTATCGCGTATATCCTAATCGAATTGATAAAAAATATTATTTTTTTAACAATTTAACTAAATTATTTATTAAACCAAATTTAACAGTTTATTTAAAAATCGACCCACAAACAGGGCTAAACCGCAAAGCAAATCAAACTAATCACACACTCGATGTTATTGAAACAAGCCCATTATCATATTTTTATCAAGTAGAAAAAGGTTTTCAAGAGTTTTTAAACAAAAAACTAGGTCCCCAAATTATTTTAAATGCAATGGAACCCAAAACTTGGAAATCCAACACAAAACAAATAATCAAAAAAATAGGAGAAATATCAAATGGAAATAATAATTAA
- a CDS encoding single-stranded DNA-binding protein yields the protein MLNKVQLIGNIAHNLEKQYINSNNEQIPKIDFNLAINNKDKVQYIPCVVFRNQAENMSTYLNKGSKIYAEGALSIQKYTTNEGKTRTTTKVIIQNVIFLDNKTK from the coding sequence ATGTTAAATAAAGTCCAATTAATCGGTAATATCGCTCATAACCTAGAAAAACAATATATCAATAGCAACAACGAACAAATCCCTAAAATAGATTTCAATTTAGCAATTAACAATAAAGATAAAGTGCAATACATCCCTTGTGTCGTTTTTAGAAATCAAGCTGAAAACATGAGTACATATTTAAATAAAGGTTCAAAAATATATGCAGAAGGCGCATTATCCATCCAAAAATATACCACAAACGAAGGTAAAACGCGAACCACCACCAAAGTAATTATCCAAAACGTCATCTTTTTAGACAACAAAACTAAATAA
- a CDS encoding DUF2963 domain-containing protein, whose product MKKNNQKQSNKIYIFWGSIVSLAFVFVLVILLIAINKPQAKTDTQKEQEKYNIQPQKEQEKYNIQPQKEQEKYNIQPQKEQEKYNIQPQKEQEKQHNTIISKSDKEVDSLTNSKKQIRYRLDGKTIEQIDEYNKNNKLIKKTDFNLDGKSINFIKEYDPQTGYMIKLTNYNLKEKTINFIREYDPQTGNEIKSTIFNLDGKTITFIREYDIQKKNKILKETYYNQDGTIKETKTF is encoded by the coding sequence TTGAAAAAAAACAATCAAAAACAATCAAATAAAATTTATATCTTTTGGGGATCGATTGTTTCATTAGCTTTTGTGTTTGTATTAGTTATTTTATTAATAGCTATTAATAAACCTCAAGCTAAAACGGACACCCAAAAAGAACAAGAAAAATATAATATTCAACCCCAAAAAGAACAAGAAAAATATAATATTCAACCCCAAAAAGAACAAGAAAAATATAATATTCAACCCCAAAAAGAACAAGAAAAATATAATATTCAACCCCAAAAAGAACAAGAAAAACAACATAATACAATTATTTCTAAATCGGACAAAGAAGTTGATTCTTTAACGAATTCAAAAAAACAAATTAGATATAGACTTGATGGCAAAACAATAGAACAAATTGATGAATACAACAAAAATAATAAACTAATTAAAAAAACTGATTTTAATTTAGACGGAAAATCAATTAATTTTATTAAAGAATACGACCCCCAAACAGGTTACATGATTAAACTAACTAATTATAACTTAAAAGAAAAAACAATTAATTTTATTAGAGAATACGACCCCCAAACAGGTAATGAAATTAAATCAACCATTTTTAATTTAGACGGAAAAACAATTACTTTTATTAGAGAATATGACATTCAAAAAAAGAATAAAATCTTAAAAGAAACTTATTACAACCAAGATGGAACTATTAAAGAAACCAAAACATTTTAA
- a CDS encoding HU family DNA-binding protein, translating to MNKKELIKSIAEVNKTSITQTEEFYNSFENALIKAITSNEEVVLSSKIGKFILKTRKAHITPETKFIINKQTGKKTVKRTGKNLKIPAKTVVSFKMSKPIKDEVKKLQLK from the coding sequence ATGAATAAAAAAGAATTAATTAAATCAATAGCTGAGGTAAATAAAACCTCAATAACCCAAACCGAAGAGTTTTACAATTCATTTGAGAATGCTCTAATTAAAGCAATTACATCAAATGAAGAAGTAGTTTTATCCTCTAAAATTGGCAAATTCATCTTAAAAACTAGAAAAGCCCACATAACACCCGAAACTAAATTCATCATCAATAAACAAACAGGAAAAAAAACAGTCAAAAGAACTGGTAAAAATTTAAAAATACCTGCAAAAACGGTTGTTAGTTTTAAAATGTCAAAACCAATCAAAGACGAAGTCAAAAAACTTCAATTAAAATAA
- a CDS encoding SVM family protein (Sequence-variable mosaic (SVM) proteins are highly divergent, but recognized by the shared signal peptide region that defines them.) encodes MLIFRLKKQLYLLIIVLFTFLGLFFITNNHQVMAMEKNKPLQTIYNIETKNVRINPNKPIKISYYVKDKNLSLEDMAKNINIINKLK; translated from the coding sequence ATGTTAATTTTTAGATTAAAAAAACAATTATATTTATTAATAATAGTTCTATTTACTTTTTTAGGATTATTTTTTATCACCAATAATCATCAAGTAATGGCAATGGAAAAAAATAAACCCCTTCAAACGATTTATAACATTGAAACCAAAAATGTTAGAATAAATCCAAATAAACCCATAAAAATTAGTTATTATGTTAAAGATAAAAATTTATCATTAGAAGATATGGCGAAAAACATAAATATAATAAATAAATTAAAATAA
- a CDS encoding transporter substrate-binding domain-containing protein, with protein sequence MKLNKKIIISLVVGVFLILGIIGGILWPKNTKNNVLVIGMELEYSPLEYVIPTKNEKNKDQNHPIYGQSGYACGYNVFIAKKLAEKLGKKLVIKKINFNSLISALNSNDIDLVVAGLNKNPDRDKEIDFSKPYVFGTVKIVLKQGSKVDNLSSLQSEKIGYQSGSTYQKIAEGITTQTQEYSDLGTIKLALQANEIDGFIVESDIADIFLEKNPTLAMEKKTINKELMEKINTDLRDQTQESFQSRIGIKKGNDKLKNKVDEALEQLQFTTDNNTTQELKQKAIEVAINQN encoded by the coding sequence ATGAAACTAAATAAAAAAATAATTATTAGTTTAGTTGTTGGTGTTTTTTTAATTTTAGGGATAATAGGAGGAATTTTATGGCCGAAAAATACTAAAAATAATGTTTTAGTAATAGGCATGGAACTTGAATACTCGCCTTTAGAATATGTTATTCCAACAAAAAATGAAAAAAACAAAGACCAAAATCATCCCATTTATGGACAAAGTGGATATGCTTGTGGTTATAATGTTTTTATCGCTAAAAAATTAGCAGAAAAGTTAGGTAAAAAACTAGTAATCAAAAAAATAAATTTTAATAGTTTGATTTCTGCTTTAAATTCCAATGACATAGATTTAGTTGTTGCAGGCTTAAACAAAAATCCTGACAGAGATAAAGAAATTGATTTTTCAAAACCTTATGTTTTTGGAACAGTTAAAATTGTTTTAAAACAAGGTTCAAAAGTTGATAATCTTTCAAGCTTACAAAGTGAAAAAATCGGTTACCAAAGTGGTTCTACATATCAAAAAATAGCAGAAGGAATAACAACTCAAACTCAAGAATATTCAGATTTAGGAACAATAAAGTTGGCATTACAAGCTAATGAAATTGACGGATTTATTGTAGAATCAGATATCGCAGATATTTTTTTAGAAAAAAATCCAACTTTAGCAATGGAAAAAAAAACAATTAACAAGGAATTAATGGAAAAAATCAATACAGATTTAAGAGATCAAACTCAAGAAAGCTTTCAATCACGTATAGGAATTAAAAAAGGAAATGACAAACTTAAAAATAAAGTGGACGAAGCATTAGAACAATTACAATTTACAACAGATAACAACACAACCCAAGAATTAAAGCAAAAAGCTATTGAAGTTGCAATAAATCAAAACTGA
- a CDS encoding single-stranded DNA-binding protein — translation MGHLNQDLEKQYINSNNEQIPKIDLQLAVNIKDITQFIPCVVFRNQTENMDKYLHKGSKICPKGTISIQKNTKVIINNIIFLDNKSKEILSFNWKNKY, via the coding sequence ATTGGTCATCTAAACCAAGATTTAGAAAAACAATACATTAACAGCAATAATGAACAAATACCCAAAATTGATTTACAATTAGCTGTTAATATCAAAGATATAACCCAATTTATCCCATGCGTAGTTTTTAGAAACCAAACTGAAAACATGGATAAATATTTACATAAAGGTTCTAAAATTTGCCCTAAAGGAACAATTTCTATCCAAAAAAATACTAAAGTGATTATTAATAATATAATCTTTTTAGACAATAAATCTAAAGAAATTTTATCTTTTAACTGGAAAAATAAATATTAA
- a CDS encoding ABC transporter permease subunit, with protein MSNNNSWLSLLCQILKDWHTLYFEGFKNTMKIAFFGTIGAFMVSLCLLHLKEIIQNNKRVRTNIAKRYYIKMFDYIINGYIFIIKSVPMMLQAVLFHFGLKGTGYFGWLTPLQSGLFVITFNSAAYLAEIMIKNMEFFDYGQIEAALALGMTQTQTFKKVVCPQVVRKSLLRISNEFIVNIKDSCVFGVIGMNELFEVAQTVHKRSNSITGGIIALLIPVFAYLVLVLLVSLLLKKIEKIIDRK; from the coding sequence ATGTCTAATAACAACTCTTGGTTAAGTTTATTATGCCAAATATTAAAAGATTGGCATACATTGTATTTTGAAGGTTTTAAAAACACCATGAAGATTGCTTTTTTTGGCACTATAGGAGCTTTTATGGTGTCTTTATGTTTGTTGCATCTTAAAGAAATTATTCAAAATAATAAGCGGGTAAGGACAAATATTGCTAAAAGATATTATATCAAAATGTTTGATTACATCATCAATGGCTATATTTTTATAATTAAAAGTGTTCCTATGATGCTACAAGCAGTTTTATTTCATTTCGGACTCAAAGGAACTGGTTATTTTGGATGGTTAACTCCACTTCAGTCTGGTTTATTTGTGATTACTTTCAACTCAGCCGCTTATCTTGCCGAAATTATGATTAAAAATATGGAGTTTTTTGATTATGGACAAATTGAGGCAGCATTAGCTTTGGGAATGACACAAACACAAACCTTTAAAAAAGTTGTGTGTCCCCAAGTTGTCCGTAAATCTTTATTAAGAATTTCTAATGAATTTATCGTTAATATCAAAGATAGTTGTGTTTTTGGAGTTATTGGGATGAACGAACTTTTTGAAGTGGCACAAACAGTACACAAAAGAAGCAATAGTATAACAGGAGGAATAATTGCTTTGTTAATTCCTGTCTTTGCTTATTTAGTTTTGGTGTTATTAGTTTCTTTATTATTAAAAAAAATAGAAAAAATAATTGATAGAAAATAA